From a single Acidobacteriota bacterium genomic region:
- the ggt gene encoding gamma-glutamyltransferase — protein MTKKMVLRSLAALLILTFSFSLATPAAQALASLEPVRARSAMVASQHELASKIGVEVMKRGGNAVDAAIAVGIALAVVYPEAGNIGGGGFMVIRFKDGRTHAIDYREMAPAAAHRDIYVDKDGNVIRGEGSSTIGYRASGVPGTIAGFEMALAKFGSGKLKWRDLIEPSIPLANDGYVLSHRLASLAEAYKEHLSKYPDSNRIFLNNGKFYKEGDVFKQPELAATLKRIADKGPREFYEGETAKMIAADMKANSGLITLEDLKDYKAKERAPIRGTYRGHEIISMPPPSSGGIVMLQVLNMLEAWDIAAMGHNSAAKYHVLTEASRRAFSDRAEYMADPDFADVPTGGLISKEYAAARRKGIDLKKASNSREIKFGEVAISEGQDTTHYTVVDPEGNVVSNTYTINDLYGSRVTIKGTGILMNDEMDDFAARPGTPNLFGLVQGERNKVEGGKRPLSSMTPTIVLRKDGSVWFAVGARGGPRIISAVMQTVINVIDHGMNIQQAIDSPRIHHQWLPDEVLHEPYGLSPDTIEILRGYGHKLADRPGNIASATGIMIGGDGVRYGAIDSRSDGAAVGF, from the coding sequence ATGACTAAAAAGATGGTCCTCCGATCTCTTGCCGCGCTCCTAATTCTCACTTTCTCATTTTCTCTTGCAACACCCGCGGCTCAAGCCCTTGCTTCGCTTGAACCGGTCCGCGCACGCAGCGCGATGGTTGCCTCGCAGCACGAATTGGCTTCGAAGATCGGCGTCGAAGTGATGAAACGCGGCGGGAATGCCGTCGATGCCGCAATCGCTGTCGGAATAGCGTTAGCTGTCGTATATCCGGAAGCGGGAAACATCGGTGGCGGCGGTTTCATGGTCATTCGGTTCAAGGACGGTCGAACCCACGCGATCGACTATCGCGAGATGGCTCCGGCGGCAGCCCATCGGGACATTTATGTGGATAAGGACGGAAACGTGATTCGGGGCGAGGGCAGTTCGACCATCGGCTACCGAGCATCAGGAGTCCCTGGCACGATCGCCGGGTTCGAGATGGCTTTGGCAAAATTTGGTTCCGGAAAGCTTAAATGGCGCGATCTGATCGAGCCATCTATCCCGCTGGCAAATGATGGTTACGTGCTGTCGCATCGGCTTGCATCGTTGGCCGAAGCATATAAGGAACATCTTTCAAAGTATCCGGACAGCAACCGGATCTTTCTGAACAACGGCAAGTTCTATAAGGAAGGCGATGTGTTCAAGCAACCCGAACTGGCAGCGACCTTGAAGCGAATCGCTGACAAGGGGCCGAGAGAATTCTACGAAGGCGAGACTGCGAAAATGATCGCCGCCGATATGAAGGCGAACAGCGGCCTCATCACCCTCGAAGACCTCAAGGACTATAAGGCAAAGGAACGGGCACCGATCCGCGGAACCTATCGCGGGCACGAGATAATCTCAATGCCTCCGCCGAGCTCCGGCGGCATCGTGATGCTCCAGGTGCTGAACATGCTTGAGGCGTGGGACATCGCAGCTATGGGCCACAATTCCGCTGCAAAGTACCACGTGCTGACAGAGGCCTCGCGGCGGGCATTTTCGGACAGGGCAGAATATATGGCCGATCCTGATTTTGCGGATGTTCCAACGGGCGGGCTGATCTCAAAAGAATACGCTGCCGCCCGACGCAAGGGAATCGACCTTAAAAAGGCTTCAAACAGCCGTGAAATCAAGTTCGGGGAGGTCGCAATAAGCGAAGGGCAGGACACGACCCACTACACGGTAGTTGACCCGGAGGGTAATGTAGTTTCAAACACCTACACGATAAATGACCTTTATGGTTCGCGAGTGACCATCAAGGGAACTGGCATTTTGATGAACGACGAGATGGATGATTTCGCCGCGCGTCCGGGGACGCCGAACCTTTTCGGACTTGTTCAAGGCGAGAGAAACAAGGTTGAGGGTGGCAAACGGCCGTTGTCATCAATGACCCCCACGATCGTGCTTAGAAAAGATGGTTCGGTGTGGTTTGCCGTTGGTGCAAGAGGTGGCCCGCGAATCATCTCGGCGGTAATGCAGACCGTGATAAACGTGATCGATCACGGAATGAACATTCAGCAAGCGATCGATTCTCCAAGGATCCATCACCAGTGGCTGCCTGATGAGGTGCTTCATGAGCCCTACGGACTTTCACCTGATACTATCGAGATCTTGCGAGGTTACGGGCACAAACTTGCGGATCGTCCGGGAAATATTGCTTCAGCAACTGGAATAATGATCGGGGGCGACGGAGTTCGCTACGGAGCGATCGATTCGCGTAGCGACGGAGCGGCGGTGGGCTTTTAG
- a CDS encoding aconitate hydratase, whose protein sequence is MTQSLFNSRQTFRTGAGSDGTFYSLPQLESEGIGQIGRLPISIRIVLESVLRNFDGGLKVSEENVRKLASWKPNDERTAEIPFIVARVVLQDFTGVPLLVDLAAMRSAVQRMGKDVGLIEPLVPVDLVIDHSVQVDFAGSEAAYQRNMEIEFQRNEQRYRFLKWGTQAFNGFSVIPPGIGIVHQVNLEYLAKGVFERDGVYFPDTLVGTDSHTTMINGLGIVGWGVGGIEAEAGMLGQPVYFLTPDVVGVHMTGSLAEGATATDLVLSVTEMLRNLNVVGKFVEFFGEGAAALGATDRATIANMAPEYGATMGFFGVDEKTLEYFGSTGRQNEHIETIRNYFVAQQMFGIPKKGDVDYSEVHELNLATIVPSVAGPKRPQDRIELKDLSTKFRDLFSAPSADGGFGKSAEQLTDRFPVELCGAEDSIVAGGGDQRSASIPLPIFGDESAKDTNVKSEVEMVNNRPTPNSVNVAQEDCPPERTNIGHGDVLIAAITSCTNTSNPSVMIAAGLLAKKASERGMKVPDFVKTSLAPGSRVVTDYLEKTGLQKHLDAVGFNLVGYGCTTCIGNSGPLDGGIEKEIVGNDLVAASVLSGNRNFEARVHQNIKANFLMSPPLVVAYALAGTVLKDIYREPIGRDRDGSDVYLKDLWPTLDEVRELLAQAFDPETFKRLYSEFAEQNPLWNQIETSVGKVYEWDASSTYIQEPPYFDDFSLETGRFSDFQGAKALAIFGDSVTTDHISPAGAIKADSPAGRYLQELGVEPRDFNSYGSRRGNDRVMLRGTFANVRIKNKLVAPKEGGFTRYQPDGYELTIYDAAARYKSAGVPLMIFAGKEYGTGSSRDWAAKGTRLMGVKAVVAESFERIHRSNLVGMGVLPLQFVDGETAETLKLDGTETFDLVGLESGDVRPMQDVTLRIRRTTGEITETSLRLRIDTPIELEYYTGGGILPFVLRQLIRMGDAATA, encoded by the coding sequence ATGACACAAAGTCTATTTAATTCGCGCCAAACGTTTCGGACCGGAGCAGGATCCGACGGTACCTTTTATTCATTGCCGCAGCTCGAATCCGAAGGAATCGGGCAGATAGGTAGATTGCCGATCTCGATAAGGATCGTTCTCGAGTCAGTTCTGCGGAATTTCGATGGCGGCCTAAAGGTAAGCGAAGAGAATGTTAGAAAACTAGCTAGCTGGAAGCCAAATGACGAAAGAACGGCCGAGATACCATTTATTGTTGCCCGGGTCGTGCTTCAGGATTTTACTGGTGTTCCGCTGCTTGTTGACCTTGCTGCGATGCGATCGGCGGTTCAGAGAATGGGCAAAGATGTCGGATTGATCGAGCCATTAGTGCCAGTCGACCTTGTCATCGACCACTCTGTTCAAGTTGATTTCGCAGGAAGTGAAGCGGCCTACCAACGTAACATGGAGATCGAGTTCCAACGGAACGAACAGCGGTATCGCTTTCTAAAGTGGGGAACTCAGGCGTTCAACGGATTTAGCGTTATACCTCCGGGAATCGGCATCGTTCACCAGGTCAACCTTGAATACCTTGCAAAGGGTGTTTTTGAACGTGACGGAGTCTATTTTCCGGATACGTTGGTGGGCACCGATTCACACACGACGATGATAAACGGCCTGGGAATTGTTGGATGGGGAGTAGGCGGCATTGAGGCGGAAGCAGGAATGTTGGGACAGCCGGTCTATTTTCTGACACCAGATGTCGTGGGTGTTCATATGACCGGATCTCTTGCCGAAGGCGCTACAGCGACCGATTTGGTGCTTAGTGTGACCGAGATGCTTCGGAATTTGAACGTCGTCGGCAAATTCGTTGAATTTTTTGGCGAAGGGGCGGCGGCCCTTGGAGCAACCGACAGAGCGACCATCGCCAACATGGCGCCGGAATATGGAGCGACAATGGGCTTTTTCGGCGTTGATGAAAAGACCCTAGAGTATTTTGGGTCGACCGGCCGCCAAAATGAGCATATAGAAACGATCCGAAACTATTTTGTTGCACAGCAGATGTTCGGCATCCCGAAGAAGGGAGATGTTGATTACAGCGAAGTCCATGAGTTGAATCTGGCAACGATCGTACCTTCGGTCGCGGGACCAAAGCGTCCGCAGGATCGCATCGAACTTAAGGACCTTTCAACAAAATTTCGCGATCTCTTTTCAGCACCATCGGCGGATGGAGGATTTGGCAAGTCGGCAGAGCAGCTCACCGATCGGTTCCCGGTCGAGCTTTGTGGAGCAGAAGATTCAATCGTCGCGGGCGGCGGCGATCAGCGCTCTGCCTCGATTCCACTTCCGATTTTCGGGGATGAAAGCGCGAAAGATACGAACGTTAAATCCGAGGTCGAAATGGTAAATAATCGGCCAACGCCGAATTCGGTCAACGTTGCACAAGAGGATTGCCCACCTGAACGCACGAACATCGGCCACGGTGATGTACTCATTGCCGCGATAACTTCCTGCACGAATACTTCTAATCCTTCAGTGATGATCGCAGCCGGCTTGCTAGCGAAAAAGGCGTCGGAACGGGGAATGAAGGTTCCCGATTTTGTCAAAACTTCTCTGGCTCCGGGGTCGAGGGTCGTTACCGATTACCTCGAAAAAACTGGTCTGCAGAAGCATCTTGACGCTGTCGGTTTCAATTTGGTCGGGTACGGCTGCACGACCTGTATCGGAAATTCAGGGCCGCTGGACGGCGGGATCGAAAAAGAGATCGTCGGGAACGATCTAGTGGCAGCATCGGTGCTCTCGGGTAATCGTAATTTCGAAGCTCGTGTTCATCAGAACATCAAGGCGAATTTTCTTATGTCTCCGCCGCTTGTTGTTGCGTATGCACTTGCCGGAACGGTTCTGAAGGACATTTATCGGGAACCGATCGGTCGAGACAGGGACGGCAGCGACGTTTATTTGAAGGATCTTTGGCCGACGCTCGATGAAGTCAGGGAGTTGCTCGCTCAAGCATTTGACCCGGAGACGTTCAAGCGGCTCTATAGTGAATTTGCTGAACAAAACCCACTTTGGAACCAGATCGAAACGTCGGTCGGCAAAGTTTATGAGTGGGATGCGTCTTCAACATATATTCAGGAACCGCCCTATTTTGACGACTTTTCGCTGGAAACGGGCCGGTTTTCGGACTTTCAAGGGGCTAAGGCGCTCGCGATCTTTGGCGACTCGGTAACGACCGACCATATTTCGCCGGCCGGTGCGATCAAGGCAGATTCGCCGGCTGGGCGATATTTGCAGGAGCTTGGTGTCGAGCCGAGGGATTTCAATTCTTACGGTTCACGCCGTGGCAATGATAGGGTCATGCTCCGAGGGACTTTCGCCAATGTTCGGATCAAGAACAAGCTTGTAGCCCCGAAAGAGGGTGGATTTACAAGGTATCAGCCCGATGGTTACGAGTTGACCATTTACGATGCCGCAGCCAGATATAAATCGGCCGGTGTGCCGCTTATGATCTTTGCAGGGAAAGAATATGGAACCGGTAGTAGCCGCGACTGGGCGGCTAAGGGCACGCGTTTAATGGGCGTCAAGGCCGTTGTAGCCGAGTCTTTCGAACGTATTCATCGCTCTAACTTGGTTGGGATGGGTGTACTCCCTCTGCAATTTGTAGACGGTGAGACGGCGGAGACGCTTAAACTCGATGGAACGGAGACTTTCGACCTTGTTGGACTAGAAAGCGGTGATGTTAGACCGATGCAGGACGTAACGCTACGGATTCGGCGGACAACCGGTGAGATCACCGAAACTTCGCTCCGACTTCGAATCGATACGCCGATCGAACTCGAATACTATACGGGCGGGGGTATTTTACCGTTTGTGCTGCGGCAGTTGATCCGAATGGGCGATGCCGCCACCGCCTAG
- a CDS encoding peptidylprolyl isomerase: protein MIRRTIGTTLALSLSLLLAAGCGNTPTASNATNAPVKTGVTPVADPEIAVIEMENDGAYGTIKIELYSNIAPKMVERFKELAREGVYDGTTFHRVNDSVIQGGDPNSKDDDPTNDGQGGSQKPDVPAEFSDIEYNSGIVGAARGPDVNSANAQFFITLKRESAFDRRYTIFGKVIEGMNNARIISGVQPKDFERPVEDLRIKTIRIEPRK from the coding sequence ATGATCAGAAGAACGATTGGAACTACATTGGCACTGTCGCTCAGCCTTTTGTTGGCCGCAGGATGCGGCAATACTCCTACGGCGAGCAACGCAACGAATGCCCCCGTCAAAACGGGCGTTACGCCGGTTGCTGACCCGGAAATCGCGGTCATTGAAATGGAGAACGACGGAGCTTACGGCACTATCAAGATAGAGCTTTACTCCAATATTGCTCCGAAAATGGTCGAGCGGTTCAAGGAACTCGCCCGCGAAGGCGTTTACGACGGCACCACCTTTCACCGCGTCAACGACAGTGTGATACAGGGCGGCGACCCTAACTCCAAGGACGACGACCCCACAAACGACGGCCAGGGCGGCTCGCAAAAGCCGGACGTTCCGGCCGAGTTTTCTGATATCGAATACAATTCTGGCATCGTTGGCGCGGCACGCGGTCCGGACGTTAACTCGGCCAACGCGCAGTTCTTCATAACACTAAAACGTGAATCTGCCTTCGATCGGCGATACACGATCTTTGGCAAGGTGATCGAGGGAATGAACAATGCCCGGATCATCTCCGGCGTCCAGCCAAAGGACTTCGAACGGCCGGTCGAGGACTTACGCATCAAGACGATCCGAATTGAACCGAGGAAATAG
- a CDS encoding D-tyrosyl-tRNA(Tyr) deacylase, whose amino-acid sequence MRALIQRVSQASVEVGDELVGQVGRGVVVLLGVGAEDGKGEADKLVEKIVHLRIFDDEAGKMNLSLLEVGGEMLVVSQFTLFADARRGRRPSYIDAAPPAEANRLYEYFIDRTKRLGLKVESGRFQAMMNVSLVNNGPVTIWLDTDDLKKEK is encoded by the coding sequence ATGCGAGCCCTGATCCAGCGGGTCTCGCAAGCTTCGGTCGAGGTGGGCGACGAGCTGGTCGGACAGGTCGGACGTGGCGTGGTCGTCCTGCTCGGCGTAGGAGCCGAAGACGGAAAGGGAGAAGCGGATAAGCTTGTTGAGAAGATCGTCCATCTGCGGATCTTTGACGACGAAGCGGGCAAGATGAATCTATCGCTCCTCGAGGTGGGTGGAGAGATGCTGGTAGTTTCGCAGTTCACCCTTTTTGCCGATGCCAGACGCGGCCGGCGGCCGTCATACATTGATGCGGCTCCGCCAGCGGAAGCGAACCGGCTTTATGAATACTTTATCGACCGGACGAAGCGGCTCGGATTGAAGGTCGAATCAGGGCGGTTTCAGGCGATGATGAACGTCTCTTTAGTTAACAACGGCCCGGTCACAATCTGGCTCGATACCGACGATCTAAAGAAAGAAAAATGA
- a CDS encoding peptidylprolyl isomerase, protein MSNRIAVIETNKGVIKFELLEQDAPKTTENFRLLAERNYYDSVIFHRVIKNFMIQGGDPLGEGFGGESAWGGRFDDEIDKTSDLYAGVYERGTVAMANAGPNTNGSQFFIMHIDYPLPPSYTKFGKVVEGQDVINEIAEVATNSNDKPLEPVVMTRVYIEEAVN, encoded by the coding sequence ATGAGCAATCGAATTGCAGTAATTGAGACGAACAAGGGTGTTATCAAATTTGAGCTTTTGGAGCAGGATGCACCGAAGACGACCGAGAATTTCCGGCTTCTCGCCGAGCGAAATTATTACGACAGCGTTATTTTTCATCGCGTTATCAAGAATTTTATGATCCAGGGCGGCGACCCGCTCGGCGAAGGCTTCGGCGGTGAATCAGCCTGGGGCGGCCGATTTGATGACGAGATCGACAAGACCTCCGACCTTTACGCCGGCGTTTACGAACGCGGCACGGTCGCCATGGCAAACGCCGGCCCGAACACCAACGGCTCGCAGTTTTTCATAATGCACATCGATTATCCGCTGCCGCCGAGCTATACAAAATTTGGCAAAGTCGTCGAGGGTCAGGACGTGATAAATGAGATCGCCGAGGTAGCGACGAACTCGAACGACAAACCGCTCGAGCCGGTAGTGATGACCCGCGTATATATTGAAGAAGCAGTCAACTAA
- a CDS encoding HAD family phosphatase: protein MIKLLALDLDGTVLDSQGKVPEANRLAIRAAEDAGVLVTIATGRRFRDARHVGQALELNAPLITHNGALLKFADSLQTVEASLLATDVALEIVRVGKKYGGDALVSADPAGKGTMIYDRISEDNQPLQQYIRWAETMHGDEAEEAVHHVLSLEDAVPDHQVIHISFSGGCEPMAKLEALLRTELGDTVTLLATVYPKLDFTLLDILPSHASKGIGVQKLAERHGIGHEGVMAIGDNFNDLEMLEYAGTPVVMGNAARELLERDGVHRTSDNNSAGVAEAIRRFILDR from the coding sequence ATGATAAAACTCCTCGCATTAGATCTTGACGGCACGGTCCTGGATTCTCAGGGCAAAGTGCCGGAAGCGAATCGGCTCGCGATACGTGCGGCGGAGGACGCCGGCGTGCTTGTCACCATCGCGACCGGCCGTCGCTTCCGCGACGCAAGGCACGTAGGGCAAGCTCTTGAGCTGAACGCTCCGCTCATAACTCACAACGGAGCACTCTTGAAGTTCGCCGATTCCCTGCAGACGGTCGAGGCTTCCCTGCTTGCCACGGACGTCGCTCTCGAGATCGTTCGCGTCGGCAAAAAGTATGGCGGCGACGCCCTCGTAAGCGCCGACCCGGCCGGCAAAGGGACGATGATCTACGACCGCATCTCCGAGGACAATCAGCCGCTGCAGCAATACATCCGCTGGGCCGAGACGATGCACGGCGACGAGGCCGAAGAGGCAGTTCATCACGTGCTCTCGCTAGAGGATGCAGTGCCCGACCATCAGGTCATTCACATCTCGTTCTCCGGCGGATGCGAGCCGATGGCCAAGCTCGAAGCTCTGCTCAGAACCGAGCTCGGCGACACGGTAACGCTCCTTGCGACGGTCTATCCGAAGCTCGACTTCACCCTGCTCGACATTCTTCCGAGCCACGCCTCAAAGGGCATCGGCGTTCAGAAGCTGGCCGAACGGCACGGCATTGGGCACGAGGGCGTGATGGCGATCGGAGATAATTTCAACGACCTCGAGATGCTCGAATACGCGGGAACGCCGGTGGTAATGGGCAACGCTGCCAGGGAGCTGCTCGAGCGCGACGGAGTCCACCGCACCTCGGACAACAACAGTGCTGGCGTAGCCGAAGCGATACGGAGGTTCATTCTTGACCGATAG
- the mltG gene encoding endolytic transglycosylase MltG, whose translation MERLLKIIFVLASMGLLAAIAVSYWLYSSLGVKTEHTMADEVIAVERGTAPNAIIDRLAAAGIVRSPLALKLYLRTVGDASKLQAGEYRFASPISPLEVLKTLEKGTTATKRLTIPEGFTRFDIAKRLAEQFPGEPAMSEGEILTLMNDTALIRDLDPDARNLEGYLYPATYELPPDATAKIILPMLVEQFRKTWKPEWTERAKALGRTPHEIVTIASLIETESPVEAERPIVASVIYNRIRRNIPLGIDQTVVYVAKMQNRWDGTIHKSDIEADSPYNTRKYGGIPPGPISSVSASAIEAALNPAETDYIFYVLDVGKNDGSHHFYASAADFEKGKAIYQRWLEEQRRLKRESEGN comes from the coding sequence ATGGAAAGACTGTTGAAGATCATTTTCGTGCTGGCGTCAATGGGGCTTTTGGCGGCGATAGCGGTTAGCTATTGGCTCTATTCCTCGCTTGGCGTGAAGACAGAGCATACGATGGCCGACGAGGTTATTGCGGTCGAACGCGGCACGGCACCGAATGCGATCATCGACCGCCTCGCCGCGGCGGGCATTGTCCGCTCGCCCCTTGCACTCAAGCTCTATCTGCGGACGGTCGGCGACGCCTCAAAGCTCCAGGCCGGCGAGTACCGCTTTGCCTCGCCGATCTCGCCGCTCGAAGTATTAAAGACGCTCGAGAAAGGCACGACAGCAACGAAGCGGCTGACCATTCCCGAGGGCTTCACCCGCTTCGACATCGCCAAGCGGCTTGCCGAGCAATTCCCGGGCGAACCGGCGATGAGCGAAGGCGAGATCCTAACCTTGATGAACGATACGGCGCTGATCCGCGACCTCGACCCCGACGCCCGCAACCTTGAGGGTTACCTGTACCCGGCCACGTACGAGCTGCCGCCCGACGCTACGGCCAAGATCATTCTGCCGATGCTCGTCGAGCAGTTTCGCAAGACCTGGAAGCCGGAATGGACCGAGCGGGCAAAGGCCCTCGGCCGCACGCCGCATGAGATCGTCACAATTGCGTCGCTGATCGAGACCGAATCGCCGGTCGAGGCCGAGCGGCCGATCGTCGCGTCCGTGATCTATAACCGGATCAGGCGGAACATCCCGCTCGGCATCGACCAGACGGTCGTCTATGTCGCAAAGATGCAGAACCGCTGGGACGGCACCATTCACAAAAGCGACATCGAGGCCGATTCGCCCTACAACACGCGAAAATACGGCGGTATCCCGCCCGGCCCGATCTCATCCGTCTCAGCCTCGGCCATCGAAGCAGCCCTTAACCCGGCCGAGACAGACTACATATTCTACGTGCTTGATGTTGGGAAAAACGACGGCTCGCACCACTTCTACGCCTCCGCCGCCGATTTCGAAAAAGGCAAAGCCATCTACCAACGATGGCTAGAGGAACAGCGAAGGCTGAAACGGGAGAGCGAGGGCAATTGA
- a CDS encoding Crp/Fnr family transcriptional regulator: protein MSNEPLSIPFSDDAHSNKLIAALPDEDFERLTTHLELVSLDLGDVIYESGEKLEHLFLPTTAIISLLYIMENGSTAEIGLSGNDGLVGIALFMGGSTTPSRAVVQSGGKAFRLHSRHLTDEFSLGGPFQKILLRYTQALMTQIAQTAVCNRLHTVEQQLCRWLLINYDLLQSNKLIMTHDLIANMLGVRREGVSVAAGRFQKLGLIQYVRGTITMVDRNRLETVGCECYRVVKDEYDRLLSPEVLADLLQKKTL from the coding sequence ATGTCGAATGAACCGCTTTCCATACCTTTCAGTGATGACGCGCATTCAAATAAGCTGATTGCCGCCCTTCCGGATGAAGACTTCGAGAGGCTAACCACCCATCTCGAACTTGTATCGCTTGATCTTGGAGACGTCATTTACGAATCCGGCGAGAAACTAGAGCACCTTTTTCTTCCAACCACCGCGATCATTTCGCTGCTTTACATAATGGAAAACGGGTCAACCGCCGAGATCGGCCTTTCCGGCAATGATGGCCTCGTCGGTATCGCTCTCTTCATGGGCGGAAGCACTACCCCGAGCCGCGCGGTCGTTCAAAGCGGCGGGAAAGCCTTTCGGCTTCATTCACGACATTTGACCGATGAATTCAGCCTCGGCGGACCATTTCAAAAGATCTTGCTGCGATACACGCAGGCGCTGATGACGCAGATCGCCCAAACGGCCGTTTGCAACCGGCTCCACACGGTCGAGCAGCAGCTTTGCCGCTGGCTCCTCATCAATTACGACCTTCTTCAGTCAAACAAGCTGATAATGACGCACGATCTGATCGCAAACATGCTTGGCGTTCGCCGAGAAGGTGTTTCGGTCGCCGCCGGGCGTTTTCAGAAACTCGGATTGATACAGTACGTCCGCGGGACCATCACGATGGTCGACCGCAATAGGCTTGAGACGGTTGGATGCGAATGTTACCGCGTCGTAAAGGACGAATACGACCGCCTCCTAAGCCCCGAGGTCTTAGCCGACTTACTACAAAAGAAGACTTTATGA
- a CDS encoding glutathione peroxidase: MYEFTMKDIDGNDVSLEKYKGEVVMLVNVASRCGLTPQYEGLQEIYEKYKDRGFTVLGFPANNFMGQEPGTEAEIKEFCSLTYNVGFPMFSKISVKGSDQHPLYGFLTHPETNPGFDGDITWNFEKFLADREGKIIARFSPRTVPTDPEVVEKLEAALAK; encoded by the coding sequence ATGTACGAATTTACGATGAAGGACATCGATGGCAACGACGTCAGCCTTGAGAAATACAAAGGTGAAGTCGTTATGCTGGTCAATGTTGCAAGCCGCTGCGGTCTGACGCCGCAATACGAAGGCCTTCAGGAGATCTACGAGAAATATAAGGACCGCGGCTTCACCGTTCTCGGCTTCCCCGCCAACAACTTCATGGGCCAGGAGCCCGGCACCGAGGCAGAGATCAAAGAATTTTGTTCGCTGACATACAACGTCGGCTTCCCGATGTTCTCAAAGATCTCGGTCAAAGGATCCGACCAACATCCGCTTTATGGGTTTTTGACGCACCCTGAGACCAATCCCGGTTTCGACGGCGACATTACATGGAATTTTGAGAAGTTTCTAGCGGACCGCGAGGGAAAGATAATCGCCCGCTTTTCGCCGCGGACCGTGCCGACCGACCCCGAGGTCGTTGAGAAGCTCGAAGCGGCCCTCGCTAAGTGA
- a CDS encoding SPFH/Band 7/PHB domain protein: protein MELPIAGLGLAFLLFLGFALLLVAWRTIKIVPQSSVLLIERLGKFHRVAASGLNIIVPIIDSPRAVYWTNVRPGVTSIDLREQYIDLPPQPVITRDNVTINVDSVVYWMITDPIKAVYEINDLVGSLVQLTITGMRSVMGEMDLDHTLSNRDQINSKLRMILDEATDKWGVKVTRVDVKNINPPEDVRITMEKQMTAERNRRALILQAEGDKQAAITRAEGEKQAAVTRSEGNKQSAILDAEGAAQARLTAANAEAQAIKQIAGVIGNSQETAQYLITARYIESLRDMTRTQNSKVIFMPMETSAMLSSVGMLKEVFAETGEKKEELPPTPRTPRELNR from the coding sequence ATGGAACTACCAATTGCCGGACTCGGACTCGCATTTCTGCTCTTTCTGGGCTTTGCACTTTTGCTCGTCGCCTGGCGAACGATCAAGATCGTCCCGCAATCGAGCGTCCTGCTCATCGAGCGGCTTGGAAAATTTCATCGCGTCGCAGCAAGCGGTTTGAACATCATCGTTCCGATCATCGATTCGCCCCGTGCGGTTTATTGGACCAACGTCCGGCCCGGCGTAACATCAATCGACCTCCGCGAACAATACATCGACCTGCCGCCGCAGCCGGTCATCACCCGCGATAACGTGACCATTAACGTCGATTCCGTCGTCTATTGGATGATCACCGATCCTATTAAGGCGGTTTATGAGATCAACGACCTCGTCGGCAGTCTTGTGCAGTTGACGATCACCGGTATGCGTTCGGTTATGGGCGAAATGGACCTCGACCACACGCTCTCCAATCGCGACCAGATCAACTCCAAGCTCCGGATGATCCTCGACGAAGCGACCGATAAATGGGGCGTTAAGGTGACCCGCGTTGACGTCAAGAACATCAACCCGCCCGAAGATGTCCGCATCACGATGGAAAAGCAAATGACCGCCGAGCGAAACCGCCGTGCGTTGATCTTGCAGGCCGAGGGCGACAAGCAAGCCGCCATCACGCGTGCCGAGGGCGAAAAGCAGGCCGCCGTTACTCGTTCCGAGGGCAACAAGCAATCCGCCATCCTCGATGCCGAAGGCGCCGCTCAGGCACGGCTTACGGCCGCAAACGCCGAGGCACAGGCCATCAAGCAGATCGCCGGAGTGATCGGCAACTCGCAGGAAACAGCACAATATCTGATCACCGCTCGCTACATCGAGTCGCTACGCGATATGACTCGGACGCAGAATTCGAAGGTCATCTTTATGCCGATGGAGACCTCGGCAATGCTCTCGAGCGTCGGAATGCTGAAAGAAGTATTTGCCGAGACCGGCGAAAAGAAGGAAGAACTTCCGCCGACCCCTCGGACGCCGCGTGAGCTAAACCGCTAA